A single window of Microbispora hainanensis DNA harbors:
- a CDS encoding acyl carrier protein gives MTDHWDETFESVLRPYLPTLPEGAPLAPDLVMAAFGLNSVATVGLIAALEDAYGVTFPDEELVPANFRTPGSAWALLTRLRATSGRP, from the coding sequence GTGACCGACCACTGGGACGAGACGTTCGAGAGCGTCCTGCGGCCGTACCTTCCCACGCTGCCGGAGGGCGCCCCGCTCGCACCCGACCTTGTGATGGCGGCCTTCGGCCTGAACTCGGTGGCGACCGTGGGGCTCATCGCGGCGCTGGAGGACGCGTACGGGGTGACGTTCCCCGACGAGGAGCTGGTGCCCGCCAACTTCCGGACGCCGGGGAGCGCGTGGGCGCTGCTGACCCGGCTGCGCGCGACGTCGGGCCGGCCCTGA
- a CDS encoding amino acid adenylation domain-containing protein has translation MTERLLDEWFLDGLARDPGGPALRVHAVTLSYAEVDRRARAWAAALTEGGRAPRRVGLLANKSVEAYIGLLAALYAGAAAVPLGLEAPAERNAEIARAAGVDSLVVDAGGAAQAARVAEAAGVRVVLASDAVDADTGAPAGVPVRVPGDDDADSFRPPSGRTPQDVAYVLFTSGSTGRPKGVPIAHRNVSAFLRASLPRYDVGPGDRFSQVYDLTFDLAMFDIFMAWGSGACLCALTRLQALDPARYVRSYGLTVWHATPSLVNAVRARDALAPGSLAGLRYAVFCGEPLPVETARAMRAAAPDAALDNIYGPTELTIACTAYRWPAGEPLDWEGETVPIGYPNDGMDFLMLGQDAEPGQRTGELCMTGPQMFRGYLDPANDAGRFHQADGRTWYRTGDRVRLDDKAGLVHLGRDDSQVKIHGYRVELAEVEHALREAAPGCEPLVFALDDETGKVLVAFVAGGGADTAALAARLADRLPPYMLPRHLWPLDEMPLSRNGKADRVALRERALRRLGAQS, from the coding sequence ATGACGGAGCGGCTGCTGGACGAATGGTTCCTCGACGGGCTGGCCCGCGATCCCGGCGGCCCGGCTCTGCGGGTGCACGCCGTGACCCTCTCGTACGCGGAGGTGGACCGGCGGGCCCGCGCCTGGGCCGCCGCGCTGACCGAGGGCGGGCGGGCGCCGCGCCGCGTGGGGCTGCTCGCGAACAAGAGCGTCGAGGCGTACATCGGCCTGCTGGCCGCCCTGTACGCCGGAGCCGCGGCCGTGCCGCTCGGCTTGGAGGCGCCGGCCGAGCGCAACGCGGAGATCGCCCGCGCCGCCGGCGTGGACTCCCTGGTCGTGGACGCCGGTGGGGCCGCGCAGGCGGCGCGCGTGGCCGAGGCGGCCGGCGTCCGCGTCGTCCTGGCCTCCGACGCCGTTGACGCCGACACCGGAGCGCCGGCCGGAGTGCCCGTGCGGGTGCCCGGCGACGACGACGCGGACTCCTTCCGGCCGCCGTCGGGCCGCACGCCGCAGGACGTCGCGTACGTGCTGTTCACCTCGGGGTCCACAGGGCGGCCCAAGGGGGTGCCGATCGCGCACCGCAACGTGAGCGCGTTCCTGCGGGCGTCGCTGCCGCGCTACGACGTCGGCCCCGGCGACCGCTTCAGTCAGGTGTACGACCTCACCTTCGACCTGGCGATGTTCGACATCTTCATGGCCTGGGGCAGCGGGGCCTGCTTGTGCGCCCTGACCCGGCTGCAGGCCCTCGACCCGGCCCGGTACGTCCGGTCGTACGGCCTGACCGTCTGGCATGCCACCCCCAGCCTGGTCAACGCGGTGCGGGCCAGGGACGCGCTCGCGCCCGGGTCGCTCGCCGGGCTGCGCTACGCGGTCTTCTGCGGAGAGCCGCTGCCGGTCGAGACCGCACGGGCGATGCGGGCGGCCGCCCCGGACGCCGCCCTCGACAACATCTACGGCCCGACCGAGCTGACGATCGCCTGCACGGCCTACCGCTGGCCCGCGGGCGAGCCGCTCGACTGGGAGGGCGAGACCGTGCCGATCGGCTACCCCAACGACGGCATGGACTTCCTGATGCTCGGCCAGGACGCCGAGCCCGGCCAGCGGACCGGCGAGCTGTGCATGACCGGCCCGCAGATGTTCCGCGGCTACCTCGACCCGGCCAACGACGCGGGCCGGTTCCACCAGGCCGACGGCAGGACGTGGTATCGCACCGGCGACCGGGTCCGGCTCGACGACAAGGCGGGGCTGGTGCACCTGGGCCGGGACGACTCCCAGGTGAAGATCCACGGCTACCGGGTCGAGCTGGCGGAGGTCGAGCACGCGCTGCGCGAGGCCGCGCCCGGCTGCGAGCCGCTGGTGTTCGCGCTGGACGACGAGACCGGGAAGGTCCTGGTCGCGTTCGTGGCCGGTGGAGGCGCCGACACGGCCGCGCTCGCCGCGCGGCTGGCCGACCGGCTGCCGCCGTACATGCTGCCGCGGCACCTGTGGCCGCTGGACGAGATGCCGCTGAGCCGCAACGGCAAGGCCGACCGGGTGGCGCTGCGCGAGCGGGCTCTGCGCCGCCTGGGCGCTCAATCTTGA